The Raphanus sativus cultivar WK10039 unplaced genomic scaffold, ASM80110v3 Scaffold3587, whole genome shotgun sequence genome includes the window tatatatatacatattagacatatatataatattttattaaatatatatagaatttaatagtgttataatttgtgttgtacttgttattggtttgtatttaatcttctttcatttttactataataatttgccttatcatactttttaccttttaacttatacacatagttatgctctttttcaaaaaaaaaacttatacacatagtctcgtaaaatgtaatatataaaaaacatatttaaaaaatctactgaccatatgccaccattatttggttgtttgaacaaaaaaatcatgttcttgcataattgtgtatgttgtgatatgatgtaggtgaagagtaaatatatggaagtaaagttagtgatacgaacatgagcctatgttggtctatgccacaattatttggtttttggaagatcaatgagcataagcatacacagtaaatgagtcggatattttttctcttatgtctggaatgatatgaaactcgttgatttaagagtgattcagatttatatgatctaattatattaagagattaaccaaaaatattataaaagtgttaatgattaggtttaactaatctatgttggttaagatttggtttaatttaagttggtaggttgcattatataggaggcatgatatattctagcaccaactatgaaagagtccaaaatttaaatgagaacttcaaatagtagataatccctaaattaatagattagattaagcCTTTTGAAACTCAGAAGCTTATGAAACATCGTAATGTGCATGAAAGCAAAGCTAATTAATTGTAAGGCCCAACATCTTAACAGATAAGGCAACCACAAATATTATAAAGCCTCAAAATTCGAAAACATAGGCCCGAGTTATATGTTTGAATCTAATGTCCATCACACGTAGTACTAAGCTTGCGTCAATAATCTAACAATCCATGGGCCATTCATCggtttattgtttttttaatcgTATTGTCTCTGTGTCGCATCAATTTTTTCTTCTTACTAAGATTTTACCATGTTTTTTTGTGTGGAGGGTAAAGATCTATGTTTCCTTAGATCTCATCTAGGTGTCCTTCTTTATTAGGATTTTTAGGATCAAACACTGATTTGGAGATATGATGTGTGCTTATATGGGTTTCGTTTGTATGAGGATTTGTGTTCATTGAGCTTTTCCCTCTGGATCATAGTTTTactgttaattaattaataaatttaatatattaataaacatgATATTGTCACTTACTAGTCAAGCTTAATCAGAAATTAGTTATGCGCGTTTTTGACGAGATTAGTCATGGGTTTGTTGTGTGTATCCTATGGTAGGATGTGCACTTACACtagcttaataaaatattttgtgacaaaacaAAACCGAGATTAGGAATCGTGACAGTACGGTCATCCTCCACTACATCATCTTTACATCCTATTTTTAGTGAAACCATTAGATAATACGTCGAGAATTTATCACAGTGACGAATGAGTCCATTAAAGCAAAGTTCAAACAACTATGTTCCCTTTCCATGATCTCAATTAGTCAGCTATccatttatgttatttattctGACGAATCAGTTAATCAAAGCAAAGTTTAACCAAAAACTACTTTCTCCTTTCTCTAAGTTCAATTAACAATCCATTTAAGTTtgattgcatatatatatacatttttattttcaaggATTCTATTTCATTACGAATTTGTGAAAGTTATAATcgtttcttttctaaaaaaaagtgGAACCcattcatattaaataatcaaGCTACTAACTTCTTTAGACTTATTGTGGCCAACAACAGGAAAGTGGCTACCTTTTAACTTTTGGGACTTTTTCTCTAATCCCACCATTTTCATgaacaattaatatttataacctAGAAAGCATTATGagatattttcattaattagatgatttataaatcaaaactatagtgctatttttattcttttatagtTAATGCAGACTTATTAGAAACACACAAACTAATCTCTAAAGGTACGTAAAAgttagttttgtttatttaaaagcGGAGTAACTTGTAATGGTGGTATTTCCTTAGAGATTATATATAGTGAGTTAGTGACaaaccagatgcatgggtttcTCTCTGATATAAGGCGTACGTATCTAAATCAACAAGATATAGTTTAAAAGCACATCAAACACTTTCATTAACTTGCTTTTTCTCATAGATAAGAGTTGAAGAAGATGTATTTATTACAATTTGTGAAGAAACTAGGTTTCGTCTTTCTTCTTGTTTCAGCTACAATGTTTGCTTTCTCTTCCGCAGGTTTTTTCCTTACCTCTCCCTCgctctctatctatctatccTTTGATTGAAGCCTTTCTCCTTAACTTCTTGTGCCTATTACTTGTTCAGCTTTTAGAAAATAAGATTATTACATGTGCTGCACATGTGCGTTTGTAAACACTTGATGGTTAATTTTTAGATATGTTATGACATTATGTTACTTAGCATTATTTGGAGTATTTAATCTTGGatattgaaaacaaacaaatctcATCAATTTTTTGTAGGCCGACCATCCATTCTAATCTATAGCCAAGATGATATTCATCAGGAGGTTAGTCgtcgttttaaatttttaattcataaaaatagatGTAAATCAGAATGATATGATTTTTGAGAAATAATCATCACATGATTTTagtaactaaaataatatgttggtgaataaaataaaatgttctATATGTGGACAGTTGGTGGAAAGAAGGATACATGAACATGAGAGAATTCTGAGGATGAATTCAAGAGACTATGGTCAGTTCAGTCCTACACCAAAGCTTGTCAGGCCTCCTTCCAAGCTTATTCCCAACTGATCACATGATTCATATGATGGATTGACTGTATATAGATGCCAGACTTTATGAGATGTATAATGAATATATAACTAAAGACTAACATTTCAATAAGTTTCAACATGTCCTAGTTATCATAAGAATTTGATGATATGTTATCTTGTAAACGATAATACAGTCTTTGTTCATAGGAGTGTGAGTTTGGTGAAAATTTATATCACTTTATCACAACATTATATGGTTTGGTTATCATGCAATATTGCAATTATTGGATGATAAGGCATTATTAGTGAGCTATTATTATTTACAACTAAAGAAATAAATCAAGAAGTATTTTCAACTGTTTTTTTAAAGCTTCCACTAAGTTCAAATTCAAAACTCATGATTGTGATTGTTGTACATTTTCTTACACAAAAGAATGTTTTCTTTATACAATTatttctgaatatttttttctctgaCCAAATCTTCCACTAGAGAATTGAGTCTGATCATAACATTCACGCATGCACACATACTCCTCTTTATTCCTCTCCGTTGCTTTATTCTTCAAGCTACAAAATCATGTACCAACTGTGAAGAAGTTATCCGGTTCTGGCGACTCTCAGGGTTTACATACTCCATCTCAGCTCCAGGGATGACATTTCCATAAATACCAACCCCTGGAAAGCTGTTGTACGCCTCACTAGACATAGCTACAACATTTTCACGCCCTTGAGAATTTTGAAGTCCTAGAGTTAAAgacacaccaccaccaccaaatcTTGAAATCTCAGCCACATGATATGAAGGCTCAACCGTCATAAACCTCCCACCATCCATTTGATGACCGCCCTGGACGATGCCACAAGTTTCCACACCATAACCATGTTCATGATCCGGTTTTGTCCGGTCTTGTGGAAACTCTTGAGCTGGATCTTCATCATCAGCAACAATAGGACGTACCTCAGACATTTTTGGTGTATTTTCAGAGGACGAGTTGGAATCATTCTCTGTGAATTCCTCCTTATATATTTCTTCCACCATTGGCTTCCATAAACGCACACGCGCATTTATAAACCAGTTTGAGACCTATTACAAACGTGCACATCAatcaataaagaaataaaattataaagagTTATGAACAATCGTCAAGTAAAGCATTTAGTACCTGACCCCGGCTCAACCCTGTTTGTCTTGCTAGCATGATCTTGTCAGAATCCTTCGGGTAACTAtacatgtttccaaacagtaacagtgttatttacaaaaaaaattatatgaagttTCATGGATTTCGAACTCAAAACCAATAGCCTATTATGGATCGGTGCAAAtcacttatatattatttatattccaTAGGAGTTGAGCTTATATTCTTAAAAAGTCCGAAAGATACTTACGGGTGAAGAAAATGTTCAAAGAGCCAAGCACGGAGAATCAAAACAGAGTTTTCAGGTAGACCACGTTGAGGCCTCCAAGCCTGAGGTTGCATGAAACCTCTTTGTTGTCTTAAATGTTGATCAACGTACTTAAGCCGGCTTATGACCCCAACTCCTTTCCCATCTGAACCATCTTGTTCCCCAAGGCATTTTCGTGTCACAATGATTTGTCCTGATATTGCATCTCTTAGGCTTCGGAAATGGCGTGAAATGGTTTGAAGAGCGAGTGCTGTGTATGGCTTAGCGGCTCCATAACCTGCTATCACATCGAAGGAGGATACAACTATCTGCATCTGCTGGTAATATTGCTTATATCTTCTATCCACCTTATACCAAAATCAAATACAACAAATACAATATGATTAGATTATACACCAAATGATGCAACATTATGGATGGGCTTGTTAATTCATgcttttgcatttatttttgactaaacattttctataataaatTCAATGTTTgcatttaatatattaaactgatgaattaatttgaaaaaaatattctattataAATGCAAAAGCAATTAAACGAAGCCTATCAAGTAGCTACTGTATGATAAAATATGAGAGGTTTCATTGGCATTACCTCATCCAACATTGACAAGAGTTTTGTCAACTTGTTATGCATTTCTTGTTTCTCTGATTGAGAGATCTCAGCGGGAGGATTCGTGCTTGAGTCTTGAGGGTTTTGATCCGGTTCTTGAGGGTTTTCTTTGTTCTTATCTCCCTCTGGCTGAAACTGCTTCAAAGATTTCTTTACATTAACAGCTTCATCTAGAAGCTGTTGAGCTGCCTTGAGATACTTTGAGTTTGGAATTGTTCTCACAACATCCACATTCGGAAAGCTCTGTGTTGCATACTCATTGCCTCTACAATGCTCCTCTCTTGGCACCATTCTCTGATGGTTCATTTGGTGAATAGCAGGGAGAATCTGTGAACCGAGGCTAAGGGACAATCCCTGACCAGTCTGATGAACTCCTGTAGGGACTGCAATAGGGCTCATCAGGTGGAAACCGCTCCTGTCACTCGCTTGATCTCTCCAAGAACCGAAATCTTGAATGTCCTGCATTTGTGAAACTCCACCAAATCTTGAATATACTTGCCTCTCTTGTGAGGCTGAGACATTGTTAGCTTCAGTGCTTTCTCTACCGGCTACTTCCTCGGAGTAAGAAACTGTAGGGTTCATGTGGATCATTGCGTTTCCGGGAGGAAACCTAGCTTCCTGATAATTCTCCATCGAAAATGTAGCAATTCAGTGTGTTTCTTGGATCAGTTGAGTTCCATAGTCCTTTGTCCTGTGATCAGGTCATAGAAGCAGCAGTCTGAAAGCTTCAGATCAGACACAAACCTAAGTTTTTCATCATTCATCAAAACAGATCCTTTACAAAATTTCATCTTGTTACAAGAACTTTGTAATAGAAGAAATGACTGAAATTAATGGCagattagaaaaataattgaaaCAGGGCAGGGTGCTGAGTATAActaaaaatgatgtaaaatTTGATCATCTTGTGATGACTATGCATGCAATAATGGAGATGTAAGCATAATCCAGAGAACACCAAAAAAAAGGAGTTGAAAGAGAAATAAAGATAGATTAGGAAAATCACCTGGATATCAACTACTACTTTGTTGAAGAAGACAAACCAAAACTTAGacagaaatttttttaaaatgaaaatgaaaatgatgatcccaaaaattataaaatgtgaaAGATTTTGTTTAcgccttttcttttcttatagtgatatataatttgaattcATCATCTCATTTTAGTGCCACACGTGAAAGACCCATATCATTCTCTCACTCTcacagaagaaagaaagaaaataaaactttttatttcttatttagtGAAAAATAAAGTGGAAAAGCTATCAAATAAAGACTCTGGTTTGTTAAGAATCTTGCTTCAGAAAGCTATAATCTGGTTGGTGCTTGAACTTGCTTGTTGATTCTTGGAGTCAAATCATTGGTAAAGAGAAGAAAATTGTAGCGAAAATGTTATAAATGTCTGGTTAAGGTGTTTCTATCCTTAACAACTAGTTGGTCGACCTAAACCCCTGTGCTCATGTTTCTCCTAATCCCATATCTTATCTCTTTTTGTCTATTGATTAAAAGTTGAAACAATATCCACCATACGATTACattctgaaattttattttctttatttaagcTGAAAAGTATTAAAAACGAAGATGTTGTCGTTTCTTCAAAACTTAGGAAAAAACTTTAGTCTctaattttggtttttgaattGCAATTtatctatgttaaaaataataaattctaaAACTATCACATACCTTTCCAACACAAACTATAAAATTAGGTAAAATGTATTCTTGccaaaatagtttataatttaatGATCTCATTTAGTATTAGTGTTATGTCATTGTTATATCATAACTAgagtttaaactttaaattcaTACATATGCGTATATGAATTTTAGAAGATAAAAGACTTTTTGTCACTGAAAGACTAATGCAGCATATTAGGTATTTTTAGCATTAGCTACTTTGCTTTTTAAGTAAGCTATCTATGGTTCTTCTTCCATGTCTTTATATTATCtccttttttatatatacagatatttttttttgatcaagtaCATTTGTGGACTATGTTAGTCCAGACTCCAGAGGCGATATAGTTGCATACAACTATCAAAGAAACAAGGGTCCCAAAGAAATAACAAACACAACtattcttgttttatttttttggttgtaaACACCATAAGTGCCCCGTTTTGCCCACTgagttttgtcttttcctatGAACACTTTGTAGGTATTTGTGGATAGGTACCTTTTCTTTCAAATGTTTTCTAGTTTTAGCATTCACTTTCTTGTTTGACAGAAGTCTATATACTCTATATCCTAACTtggtaaaaactaaaatatctttAGCTGATTTTTTCATGGAAACCAGCTAAATGACATTACTGACTAGAACCGACAAAATAGTTAGTTCCATGGAGATATGGGGTTGTGGGACTTGCGAGCATCAACATAAACACAGAGAGGTTGGATGTCTTGGAAAGAGATAGGAAGTTGAAGGTAAATTTATgaagaaacataaaatagtaGGGTAGATAGAAATAGAGGAAAAGT containing:
- the LOC130506719 gene encoding BEL1-like homeodomain protein 6; amino-acid sequence: MENYQEARFPPGNAMIHMNPTVSYSEEVAGRESTEANNVSASQERQVYSRFGGVSQMQDIQDFGSWRDQASDRSGFHLMSPIAVPTGVHQTGQGLSLSLGSQILPAIHQMNHQRMVPREEHCRGNEYATQSFPNVDVVRTIPNSKYLKAAQQLLDEAVNVKKSLKQFQPEGDKNKENPQEPDQNPQDSSTNPPAEISQSEKQEMHNKLTKLLSMLDEVDRRYKQYYQQMQIVVSSFDVIAGYGAAKPYTALALQTISRHFRSLRDAISGQIIVTRKCLGEQDGSDGKGVGVISRLKYVDQHLRQQRGFMQPQAWRPQRGLPENSVLILRAWLFEHFLHPYPKDSDKIMLARQTGLSRGQVSNWFINARVRLWKPMVEEIYKEEFTENDSNSSSENTPKMSEVRPIVADDEDPAQEFPQDRTKPDHEHGYGVETCGIVQGGHQMDGGRFMTVEPSYHVAEISRFGGGGVSLTLGLQNSQGRENVVAMSSEAYNSFPGVGIYGNVIPGAEMEYVNPESRQNRITSSQLVHDFVA
- the LOC130506721 gene encoding protein CASPARIAN STRIP INTEGRITY FACTOR 2-like — encoded protein: MYLLQFVKKLGFVFLLVSATMFAFSSAGRPSILIYSQDDIHQELVERRIHEHERILRMNSRDYGQFSPTPKLVRPPSKLIPN